A single region of the Amphiprion ocellaris isolate individual 3 ecotype Okinawa chromosome 4, ASM2253959v1, whole genome shotgun sequence genome encodes:
- the b3gnt2a gene encoding N-acetyllactosaminide beta-1,3-N-acetylglucosaminyltransferase 2a, with translation MQRGSNMPVARRKTRLFCMMIMLNICICVLMGVTWNLRRGNRSHQKVRIPSKRFWRTQILSESFWNKEQQRLDFLYNPIINSALSDDSLVVLPDWLNDTGPLNPCDPDYRVLTQISDYNSLPQRFQDFLLHMRCRTYSMLINQPHVCDEPPFLLLVVKSLIPHFDRRQAIRETWGRAGVLANRTVVTVFLLGSTLPLDNFPDLRIMLGHEAKLHNDLLQWDYRDSFFNLTLKEVLFLEWFSKHCPQAQYVLKGDDDVFVNTLRVIDLLEGLPDNKAKDLFIGDVISNAGPHRNQKLKYFIPESVFVGQYPPYAGGGGYLLSGELAIRLYNISQQVVLFPIDDVYTGMCLRKLGLAPTKHTGFKTFDIEKKYRSAPCIYRSLVLVHSRTPQEIIEIWPWIVNPELDCQ, from the coding sequence ATGCAGAGGGGAAGCAATATGCCCGTGGCCCGCAGGAAAACAAGGCTGTTCTGTATGATGATAATGCTCAACATCTGCATTTGTGTCCTGATGGGTGTGACATGGAATCTGAGACGTGGCAATAGGAGCCACCAGAAGGTGCGAATTCCATCCAAGAGGTTTTGGCGCACACAGATACTGAGTGAATCGTTCTGGAACAAGGAGCAGCAGCGCCTGGACTTCCTTTACAATCCCATCATCAACTCTGCACTATCTGACGACTCCCTCGTTGTGCTTCCAGATTGGTTGAATGACACCGGACCACTCAACCCCTGTGATCCCGACTACAGAGTCCTCACGCAAATCTCGGACTACAACTCCTTGCCGCAGCGCTTCCAGGACTTTCTTTTGCACATGCGCTGCAGAACTTACTCCATGCTAATAAATCAACCCCATGTTTGTGATGAACCGCCGTTCTTGCTACTGGTAGTCAAGTCACTGATCCCACATTTTGACCGGCGGCAGGCCATTCGTGAAACATGGGGAAGAGCCGGCGTCTTAGCCAATCGGACTGTGGTGACGGTGTTCCTGCTGGGCAGCACTTTGCCGTTAGACAACTTTCCAGACCTGCGGATCATGCTGGGACATGAGGCGAAGCTTCACAATGACTTACTCCAGTGGGACTACAGGGATTCTTTCTTCAACCTCACCCTGAAGGAGGTCCTCTTTCTGGAATGGTTCAGTAAACACTGCCCTCAAGCTCAGTACGTTCTCAAGGGCGACGATGACGTGTTCGTCAACACCTTGCGAGTTATTGACCTTCTGGAAGGCTTGCCAGACAACAAGGCTAAGGATTTGTTCATAGGCGATGTTATCAGTAACGCAGGTCCACACAGAAACCAGAAGCTTAAGTACTTTATCCCAGAGAGTGTGTTTGTGGGCCAGTACCCGCCTTATGCCGGTGGTGGAGGATATCTGTTGTCTGGAGAGTTAGCAATACGCCTTTACAATATATCTCAGCAGGTAGTCTTGTTTCCCATTGATGATGTCTACACAGGGATGTGTCTGAGGAAGCTGGGTCTGGCTCCTACGAAACACACCGGCTTTAAGACTTTTGACATTGAGAAAAAGTACAGGTCCGCCCCCTGCATCTACAGGAGCCTGGTGCTGGTTCATAGCCGGACGCCCCAGGAGATTATTGAAATCTGGCCGTGGATTGTCAACCCTGAGCTGGACTGTCAATGA
- the zgc:66455 gene encoding uncharacterized protein zgc:66455 produces the protein MKYYSDLCWTTLILTARKRKRNQLFDEVHLLREKRKIAVELKLRGSTWLHFFTHSSSLAEKVWIVKMPRKNSLNFKSGLLVFLLKFAIFWKYCDAQVNREESTTPPYEHGGDGSAFFALRSCHQLLHGDSGEFFSPDYLCSNPSLWCNWTIQVDAGKRINLHLEDLTPDDSCHLKKDQIHVDEPTGHLVGHKVLQKCWREAKYTSSSNTLYVVLLIGGWPSPPYRGFYGRYQAFGPPVVYNPQEGFTVRSSESEPSTAHMDTGEFETVMNSEVTESANSDLAYDYSDQHNEESEQAADNEVGENLHLPSENYSHVYQFPAESTAPPYRTVRSGRGVPHQGSRSGTAVHPAPPQLSDNSQHHELRTSTPTAIRRNVEAAEESRTHRRLEEKSADGSEQAKEEGEKRMDVMQASEQLPSPSEGSEPQHTEQSHPQPNMVEPLSDHRGIPNMRNHSDSPHLPGDHLFEIAVELNFSQDLEESWDNEARSLLLSVKNMISKQLEILHTPLSISSKRIKRLNAGVLYILWLQIGQEPGGLQVHRVIHSALQNLIAAGVGLRGNHRKAVILSVSTADVNECGTQLVLCDINADCVNRFGSYSCHCRPGFQDESRLGSGGTNCVDVKAAGCSSGLSSEAKGVYVLFFLLSSLILMLLVAAGMIYRRHHQGTFLVRCHSSSSISSPDHNNNNHHHPDDGYSSPTDCDLPPPPPPVRGPREAWGQVKGHGPAVDLPLLRFSPLLPPDSYIDPQEGGKM, from the exons ATGAAATACTACAGTGACCTCTGCTGGACAACACTGATACTAACAGCCAGGAAAAGGAAACGCAATCAGCTATTTGATGAAGTTCACCTGCTCAGGGAGAAAAGGAAAATAGCAGTTGAACTGAAGCTGAGAGGGTCAACTTGGCttcattttttcacacattcaaGCAGTTTAGCAGAAAAAGTTTGGATAGTAAAAATGCCACGAAAGAACAGCTTGAACTTTAAAAGTGGCCTGCTCGTATTTCTATTAAAGTTTGCAATATTTTGGAAATACTGTGATGCGCAG gTCAACAGAGAGGAATCCACCACGCCTCCAT ATGAACATGGAGGTGACGGCAGCGCTTTCTTCGCCCTGCGGAGCTGCCACCAGCTGCTGCACGGCGACAGCGGCGAGTTCTTCTCCCCGGACTACCTGTGCTCCAACCCTTCTCTGTGGTGTAACTGGACCATCCAGGTGGATGCTGGCAAGAGGATTAATCTCCACCTTGAGGACTTGACCCCCGATGATTCCTGCCACCTCAAAAAGGACCAGATCCACGTGGACGAGCCCACCGGTCATTTAGTGGGCCACAAGGTCCTGCAGAAGTGCTGGCGAGAGGCCAAGTACACATCGTCTTCCAACACTCTGTATGTGGTGCTTCTGATTGGTGGCTGGCCCAGCCCACCGTACCGGGGCTTCTACGGCCGCTACCAGGCCTTTGGACCGCCGGTGGTTTACAACCCACAGGAAGGCTTTACAGTGAGAAGCAGTGAGTCGGAACCATCTACTGCCCACATGGACACCGGTGAATTTGAAACGGTTATGAACAGTGAAGTGACAGAGTCAGCAAATTCTGATTTGGCATATGATTATTCTGATCAACATAATGAGGAGTCGGAACAGGCTGCAGACAATGAG GTGGGTGAAAACCTTCATCTGCCCTCTGAGAACTACAGTCATGTCTACCAGTTCCCAGCTGAGTCCACAGCGCCCCCCTACAGGACTGTCCGATCAGGAAGAGGTGTTCCTCACCAGGGAAGCAGATCTGGCACAGCGGTTCATCCTGCGCCTCCACAGCTGTCAGATAACAGCCAACATCATGAGCTGAGAACCAGCACCCCAACGGCAATACGAAGGAACGTGGAAGCTGCAGAGGAGAGCAGAACACATAGACGGCTGGAAGAGAAGTCTGCAGATGGTTCAGAACAAGCTAAAGAAGAAGGTGAGAAGAGGATGGATGTCATGCAGGCGTCCGAGCAGCTTCCCTCCCCCTCTGAGGGATCAGAGCCACAGCACACGGAACAGAGTCATCCTCAGCCCAACATGGTGGAGCCGCTGTCGGACCACAGAGGGATCC CGAACATGAGAAATCACTCTGACAGCCCACATCTTCCCGGTG atCACCTGTTTGAAATAGCTGTTGAGTTGAATTTCAGTCAGGATCTGGAGGAGTCCTGGGACAACGAGGCCAGGTCTCTGTTGCTGTCAGTAAAGAACATG ATCAGCAAGCAGCTGGAGATTCTGCACACACCACTGTCCATCTCCtctaaaagaataaaaag ATTGAATGCAGGAGTGCTGTACATCCTCTGGCTGCAGATTGGACAGGAGCCTGGAGGTCTGCAGGTCCATAGGGTCATCCACTCGGCCCTACAGAACCTCATCGCTGCAGGCGTCGGTCTCAGAGGAAACCACAGGAAGGCCGTCATCCTGTCTGTGTCGACGGCAG atGTCAATGAGTGTGGGACCCAGCTGGTTCTGTGTGACATTAATGCAGACTGTGTGAATCGGTTCGGCTCGTATTCATGCCACTGCCGGCCGGGCTTTCAGGACGAGTCCCGCCTGGGATCCGGAGGAACCAACTGTGTGGATGTGAAGGCTGCAG GTTGCAGCTCAGGACTGTCCTCTGAGGCTAAAGGCGTCTACGTGCTGTTCTTCCTGCTCAGCTCCCTCATCCTGATGCTGCTGGTGGCGGCCGGCATGATTTACCGCCGTCACCACCAGGGAACGTTCCTGGTTCGctgccacagcagcagcagcatctcttcccctgaccacaacaacaacaaccaccacCATCCAGATGACGGCTACTCCAGCCCTACGGACTGTGACCTgcccccaccacctccacctgtcCGTGGCCCCAGAGAGGCCTGGGGCCAGGTGAAGGGCCACGGTCCAGCTGTGGACCTGCCGCTGCTGCGCTTCAGTCCACTGCTGCCGCCAGACAGCTACATAGATCCACAGGAGGGTGGAAAGATGTGA